The window tgttagaGCTAgcgtggcacttgatcatcctcggcaagcatcctagacttgttactcttggaggttgccgcctcctaaacggcttgtggaggtgttgcccggtgacctctccgaggagattgtggaggaggcctgACGCTgattgtgagtggtttggagttcaccaccttcggagtgaaggaaaaactaccctagtgatcgaggcttgggtagtcctttccgtgggccggctcccaccttgcccaccccttgacgaagggggcgtgcggtggcttcatgattgagcggtggagttgtgCTCGCCTCAACAgggattaggaaaccggcgagtttccgaacctcggtgaaaaatcccttgtctcttgtctcatttatttgttgcatttacatttgagCAAGTTTACATACTAGCTTATTTGTGCACTTAACATTTGAGCAAGTCTATTATCACCCTAGGCTTGCAAACCTTAACATAGGCTAGCTTCTTTATGCACTTACTTGAGACTAGTTGATTTAGGTTTTGAATTGTGTAAAACCGTTTTGATTTATGCTTCCGCATACAAATTTCGGTTTTAGccaaaagttttaaaaccgcGTATTCaccccctctagtcggcctccttgatcctaTAACAGGAAGATGCCCTTCAATTATAACAGGAagatgtccagattcataagtATTAAGATGTGTCATATCCAGCGTTTACAACTCCGAGATGCCCTTCCGTTTCGGGCTCTGGCAGAATAACGGTTTTCGCGAAATCCGGTAGATCCCGAACAAAttttataaaccaaaatttaaatacaaATTCTCTGAGTTTACCAATAAGCTCGCGAAAACTAGTCGGCTTTGGAGAAATTCCAAGCGAAAACATTGAAATTTCAACCGGTAACTAGGAAAAGAGGTAAATTGAaagtgttttcttttttttcattcgcTATTATTTTCTTTCCTACTATAAAGTTCAGTTAGTACACGGAATACATCAactttttcaaaatttatatcCTAATATGTACTATGAATATCATACTATTtgtaagattttatttgattttcttcCTTATtatcaatttaaatttgaatttagatgaaactAATCAAAATCTCAGATGGTTTCTACTTTCGAGGCTCGTCGAAACCTTAAAATTTAACGGAATTCGATCGATTTTCGTTGGAATTGTTAATCCTAGTCATATCCACCTaaaaatccattatattttgggatgggaaGCTGGACGAAACGCGACCCTAGCACGAATCTGAACGGGAAGCTGACGACGGAGATCGCGCATGCGGGTGCCACACGGCCCTTGCCCTGGGCTGCCTAGTCCAGATAAAAAATACGGCACGATACGTACACGTATACCGTATATACGAACCTACTTATACGGTACACGCGTCAATTAATAGGAGACGAGGAGAGATAAACCCCCCCGTATTCGCAGGCTCATCGACTTCtcgtcttcctctcctctctctcgtttCGATTCCCCCGCGAGAGATTCGATCCAACCAAACCCACCCGCTACCAGCGTCTTCTCCTTCGCGAGCAAGTAATtctctttcctcctcctcctcttcctctctgccgtatttttttttgttttttagtttttttttcttcttcgcttccttcgccgccgtcgcgggtTCGTCTAAAAGTCCGCAAGATTCGTCGTCGTCCTATCGCCGGTGGGTAGGGATTTCGTCGGCGCTGCTCCGGTCTGCTGctttcgttcgttcgttcgatcCGATCGATTTATTTGTTCCTGGTTTGGGTCTCGTTCGATTGACTCTAGTAAAGtctattctttttttcttggtttCCTGGTTTAGGTTATATGGAGAGCAGTATTTAGGCGTTTAGGCTTCAGAGATTTGTTTGATATTAGGCTGATGTCGTGATTCATGAATCATGAGTAGTTTCCTGCGTTTAGGGGTAGCATCACTATGCGGTACTGCTGATTGGTTTTCCTGCGTTTGTAGGATGAGATTGGCCCCCTTGCAGTCTGTAGGATAATTGCATGCTAATGATATTTCCACCCCTAAAATCTTCACTTCATTCCAATTCAACTACCAAGTTTTTTTAATTGTTCTCATGAATTGCATGCTCATGGCTTGAAGACGTCGAGTCTTTCCTCCTTGTTTTTCTTTAATTGCGACTCCACCTAATCTAAAAGATTCAATCTTCAATGCTTGCTTTACTTGATGGTTTGAAATTTTACTGTGCTTTGTGGCGCAAAGCGGTTGACTTTTTAGAGGTTTGTTTTACCTATTGCCTATTCAATCtactgtgaaaaaaaaatctagctttATATCCATGTTGTGATTTTCTTGGGGTTTGAGTTGTTCAATATAGGGAGAGGTGcttaatttggtttttttaaaaaaaagtttattgtGTTTCCTAGACAATTTAGTGCAAGGTTACAGACTGGTAGCTTGTACCCTAGCCTTGGTAGGAGTTACGGTTTAATCCTCTAAATAATTTCTCATCGATGTACTTGTGGACTGTCTATGATTGGATGTATCAAGGTTTTACCTTTTGTGTATTATGCAATATGCTGGTCTGGTTTTCTTGAGCTTGTGAGTTGTGATTGTGGCTTACAACGAGTCCCTTCACATATGTAAGATCTGTGATGGAATGTTTTAGCCGCACTAGCGGATAGAAGAACgggaataaaaataacaaacaagTTGGGACATTATGCATCTTATATTATATGTTTGAGTCTTTTGTGTGGAGCATTCACTCACCATAGTAAGTATTCTAAACAATTAAATTCAACCTAtattaaagaaagaaaatattttagtaaattagtaaatatttattatttataaagCTTTTCACATGTATGCATTAATCTTCTAAACAGGTTTTTTGAGAGTTTGCAATGGGAGGAAGCGAATACGATGATGACTGGGAGTTGCCTAGCGCTGACATCACTGTAGTTCTTTGCGGCAAACTTGGCTGTGGCAAGAGCGCAACTGGCAATAGCATCGTTGGAAGAGAAGCATTTGTATCAGAGTACTCCCATGCTAGTGTGACCAGTACTTGTCAATTGGCCAGCACCGCGCTAAAGGATGGCCGTACCCTCAATGTTATTGATACGCCAGGTAAGCATGCATCAATTTATTCTGTTCTGACCTTTTGTTTTCTGTGATGACTATTCATTGTTGTTACTACATATTCATACTTGTTAATCTTGTGGATGTTTTGAATTTGCGTTATCTATATTTGATCTTGTGCCACATTTATCATCTATTTTCTTGCTATGTTATTATGATGATAAAATATAGTCATGTCGAAAATACATGTTAAGATGTTTGACATGGGCTTTCTGCCTACCTGAACTTCTAATGCTGCTCAGACTTCTTTGATGGATGCCCTTTTCTTGCCATCATACTTCACAAAGTCCTATACTCCATTGCAATGGTGGATTCAGGATTTCTATCCTTGGTGTGCCTCATGGTTAGCCAGACTTATGCACAATATATAACATATACTAGTCTTAGTTGGGCACTTTTTAGTAGCATAGAAATGTTCGATTACCAATTCGAGAAGCAAATGACCAACTTGTAAATTTCATGTTTCTTTGTTTGAACAAGCTTAATAGACAGCTTCCAGGAGATTCTTTAATGTTCTCAATTTGATTGATACAACTTGATCCTTCCTTGAATTTTTGAACTCCCACTGGTTTCACTCGTTTCAGTTTTCAACTTCTCAATCTATCCCCGATTATCTGATAACTGAAAATTCAGAGAGACATAAACTAGAATCAGTGGAGGGAGTGCAGCTAGGCTGAACTTGTACAAACTAGGGGGCGGCGCCTGGAGCTGGACCCCTGTTCGGCATCCCTGCGCAGCCGCAGCGGTGTCCCAACCATCAACCGTCAATCCATCATGCTCTCCTCGCTGCAAGGCTGCCACTGCAGCGCCACCAACAACGAACAGAAACGCCAATTCACAAACCCTATCGTGAGTGCCGACTACCAAGTGAAGAGCCAGGAGGAACGCACCACACCATCCACATGTCTTTGCTCTGTGAGCTGTGCAGCGCCTGTGCGGGCCTACAAGGGAGAGAGGCTCTTGTGCTTTGGTTTGTGGAAGCACACATCGAATATTTCAGCAATGCATACTAGTACATGGTAGGAAAAAATGGCATTTTTTGGGTATGCCGGTGCATACCGGGAACCCCCGGGTCCGCCCCTTCTCCATTGCagtaaggattttttttttttggtgatgtTTTGTGTTGATATCTGCTAATAGATCTGAAGAAATGTGACAGTGATGTTTTATGAGCCTTATTGATTCACCAATTTACCAGTTGTATGGAGAAGCAGATAAGCATGCACTGCAACACATATTCATTGCTTCATGATTCAAGTCCTCCTAATAGTACTTGAGATAATGCTCTGAATACTACTATAGATAATACCATAAATAATTAGGAGTACCCAACTTCCTCTATTTGTTATCCTTTGTCATTCCATATTTCATGCCCAAAGGCCAAAAAAAAGCGTCTTagttgcaagaaaaaaaacaaatcataacAGTGTATACTGTTAAGTATTGTCCTGCTGCATGAGAGACGATCTCGATTGATGTTTTATTTTGTGTTTTGGCTAATCACCCAATCCAAGTCAGATGATCATTGacctttcccccttttttttttgacaacagGCAAATATATTGACCTTTTCCATTTTCATATTGGTATTTTTTTGGCTAATTATCCATTTTAATATCTCTAATAGGATTATTTGAAATGACCATTACATCTGAGGATGCCGGTAAAGAAATTGTTAAGTGTATGAGTATGGCCAAGGATGGGATACATGCAGTGCTGATGGTTTTTTCTGCCACATCTCGTTTTACTCGAGAAGATTCCAGTACCATTGAGACAATTAAAGAGTTTTTCGGAGAGAAGATTGTTGATCACATGATACTAGTATTTACTTATGGAGATTTAGTTGGTGAAAATAAATTGAAGAGCATGCTGAATAATGCCCCAGAGTATCTGCaggtaacattttttttttgttgaaactTCTATGCACATGCTAAATAATAATATCCCGATGGAATCTGCAGGCGGGATTTCAATTTTTTCCGCGTAGAATATAAAGTGCATTTGATGAAAGAAAATTTTCCTCATGAGCATGGTTCATATACTTTATGtaattacatatatgtgttttaTTTACAGAAAACTGTTGAGCTATGCAAAAACAGAGTTGTTCTCTTTGATAATATGACCAAGGACCGATGGCTCCAAGAGAAGCAACTTGAAAATTTGCTTGATGTTGTTGACTCTGTGAATACAAATAATGGAGGAAAGCCATTTTCAGATCAAATGCTCGCTTGCATTAAGGTAATAGTACTTCTGTTTTGCTGTTACTTTTAAGTCAAGTttcaatctttatttttatcttccATATACAGGAAGCACATGCCAGAGAACAGGAGGTGCATGATGCTATTGGATATACAGAAGAGCAAATATCTGAATTGAAAAAGGAGATCCAGAGAACTCGGGATGAACAGCTTGCAAACATTACCAACATGGTAAGTGCAACTCCATGTAGTTGAACTGTTGAAGAAGAGCATATGTGTGCTTATATCATTTACTCAAGCAGTAGTTtgtattaaatatatacattTAAATAGTCTTTCTTGTGTTGTATAAACTTATCAACAATTGTTTACAATGGCATTATTTCTTGCAGCACCTTTATTAAACATATCATAGCATTCTAAAGAAAGCTTAGGATGTAACAcatctttcttttatttttaggtCAGTTACAGGATATTAAACTtatcaattttatttgtttACAATGGCCCTATTTGGAGAACTAGCCAAgagttattttgagagctatttttTAGCACAAGGAAATATCCCTCCAATAAAATAGCCCTAAGTTGTTTGGATCCAAGggttattttgagagctatttggCCTTTAATGTACCTTCCCatggagagagatagagagaaaagACACTTtttcagtgggccccacatgaaATAGCCCCAATTAGCACCCCTTGAGtgtgatagtttttttttgggtgggttaTTTCCAAATAGCCCTCAAATAGCTCACCTTTTTGGATCTTTTTGAGCTATTTAGGCTATTTGAGAGAGGGCTAAAAAATATCCCttggatccaaacagggccaatAGAGATTTGTTTctttggagaaaaaaataatctaaaacTCATGCAAAATAGCTTGTTATCTTCAGTTTTGAAATGCATTATCTCTGCTTCCAGccatttagggtgtgtttggataatgggaaatgaggggtgggattgggattgggaaatgaataaagggttaggattaaatggatGAGGGAGAATGAATGATTAAGATTTAAAGAagggtgggaaatcatttcccttAGACATTTGCCAAACACTGCCTTAGAGGTTGCAAAACATGATTGCATCAAGATTATAGTATTACAACTTGTTTTAAAACATGCAAAAGGGAATTCTGAAGTGTACAAAGATGGTTTTAAATAGCTATTTAAATCTGTTATTCAGAAACATTTCTTCTATATATTAGAATTCCATCAAAATTTCATTGACTTCACATGTTCATAGGTGGAGGAAAAGCTGAATATCACTGTTGACAAGCTGCAACAGCAACTCATGGAAGAACAGAATGCAAGGCTAGAAGCAGAGAGGTTGGCAGCTGAAGCTAGGCTCCGATCAGATGAGGAGATCCGCAAGCTCAAAAAGCGCCTCGAGAAGGCCCAACAAGAAAATGAGGAATTCCGAAAGATGGCTTCTCAACACAAGTGTTCTATTCTATGAGTAGCTTTCTCCTAGGATCAAGCTGCTGCCATGGTTGAATGCTCCGTGCATTGTTAATAGAGTTCAGAACAGTGCTCTAGGCTATGTGGTTGACATAAAACTTTTGCTACTGGGCTATCTCATATCTGTAAATATACAGGTATTTGGATTTTTAATGTCCAAGGATTTTGACTATCATCCCTGCTAGTTCATCCTTGTGAAAAGTGAATTTTGGTGATCGTCTTCTTCTGAAAATGATCGTTTCCACAAGTGTTGCAGGCAAGGGATCAATGATCACCTCCTTATCTGCCTGTGACTTATACTTTCATGGTGATAACTGACAAGTGATGAACTGAATGGTGGATGGTATACCAGGACCATGCTAGAACAGGCTTATACATGCGATTATTTGTGTATTTTTGTCCGGTTTGTTTTCATTGTTAAATTGCCATTCTGCCAATATCACAGATTTTTGTAAGCTAAAGTTTAAAATAGCACTGGAGAGTATCACATCTGAATTACATCCCTGCAACTGCCATACAAGCACTACGTAAGCTCTGCATCTAAATTTCTACATGTTGTAAATTGGGTGAGTTTGGGTCACTGTAATCTTAGCATCTGCCTTTAAAGGCAGGTGACTTTGTTTAGTTATATTAAGACGAACGAAAGTTATATTTGTGAgatataaattattttgataatatgacATGTTTTAAGTAGAGGAATTATAGTCATTGAGAAAGTACCTAGTAACACCTTGAGATACTTAGGCTATGTTCATTCCAGTGACATTGGGTGAGAAAgctcctcgttttccgcgcgcacgcttcccaaactactaaacggcgcgttttttgcaaaaaaattctatagaaaagttgctttaaaaaatcatattaatccatttttgcaatttaaaatagttaatactcaattaatcatatgctaatggcccacctcgttttgcgtatcttcccaatctctctaatccc of the Oryza sativa Japonica Group chromosome 2, ASM3414082v1 genome contains:
- the LOC4329671 gene encoding immune-associated nucleotide-binding protein 9 — its product is MGGSEYDDDWELPSADITVVLCGKLGCGKSATGNSIVGREAFVSEYSHASVTSTCQLASTALKDGRTLNVIDTPGLFEMTITSEDAGKEIVKCMSMAKDGIHAVLMVFSATSRFTREDSSTIETIKEFFGEKIVDHMILVFTYGDLVGENKLKSMLNNAPEYLQKTVELCKNRVVLFDNMTKDRWLQEKQLENLLDVVDSVNTNNGGKPFSDQMLACIKEAHAREQEVHDAIGYTEEQISELKKEIQRTRDEQLANITNMVEEKLNITVDKLQQQLMEEQNARLEAERLAAEARLRSDEEIRKLKKRLEKAQQENEEFRKMASQHKCSIL